The DNA segment GACGCCATCGCCCTGGTCGCCGCCCGTGGGCACTTCGCCGTCCAGCCCCGTCACGAGGCCGTCACCCCGGACCTGGTCGCCGCCGCCTCGGCCAAGGGCCTGGCGGTCCACACGTGGACGGTCGACGACCCCGAGCGGGTCCGCTTCGTCGCCGGGTGCGGCGTCGACGCCATCATCACCGACGTCCCCGATGTCGCCCTGGAGGCGCTCGGACGAAGGTGATGGCCGGTCGACGGTCGGGGCCGTGCGCGCGGACCGCGTGGGGTCGGCGGTGCGGTCGCCCGACCGACCGAGGCATCGGAGGGCTTCCACGGGCACGTCCTCGTCGCCATGACGGCGCGGCGGTCGGGCGCATGGCATGGGCGGGGACGTGTCGGTCCGGCGGGCGTCAGCCTCCGGCCGTCCCTGTCGGCGGGGACGTGTCGCTCCCGCAGGCGTCAGCCCTCCGACCGTCCCTGTCGGCGGGGACGTGTCGCTCCGACAGGCGTCAGCCCTCCGGCCGTTCCTGTCGGCGGGGACGTGTCGCTCCGGCAGGCGTCAGCCCTCCGGCCGTCCCTGTCCGCGGCGCGATGTCGCTCCGGCGGGCGCCTCCGTCGAAGCCGACCTGTCGCCCGCCCCCCTGCCTTGCTACGCCCCGGGCGGTGGTCCCCGGTGGCGGGCCCGGTTGTGGAACCCGCAGGCCGGGCGGCCGTTGGCGGCCACCGTGCGCCCGCCGGCCGACCACGGCTCCACGTGGTCGACCTGGCAGCGCCCGGCCGGCTCGTCGCAGGTGGGGTGGTAGCACTCCCGGTCCCGCACCTCGACGGCCCGGCGGGTGGCCCCGGTGAACAGGCGCCGGGCCACCCCCACGTCGATCACCCTCGACGGGCCGTCGAACACCACCCGCTCCACCCACGCCTCGCCCAGCCACTCCACCAGCGACCCCGGCGTGACCACCGTCCCGTCGGCCAGCTCGCACAGCGGCCCGGCGAAGGTCTCGTAGCCCACCAGGACGCTGAAGCACGGCTCGGGCCGGCGCCCGTCGGCCGGGGCGGTGCCCGCCCGCCGGGCCATCTCCACCAAGGCGTCGGCCCGGCGCTGGGCCGGGGTGCGGCGAAGGTCGCTCGCCATGGCGTCGTCGCCCCTGCGCTGGCGCGCCTCGGCCCGGTCGGCGGTGAACAGCTCGTCCTCGATGCGGCGCAGGGCCTCGGCCACGACGGTGCCGGCGATGGGGTCGAGCACCAGGTCGCCCACGTAGGTCCCCCCGAAGGTCCTGGACAGGTGGAAGCGCCGCTCGTCGCGCACCCGGCGGGCGTCGCCCTCGCCGCCGTCGCGGTCGGCCCGGTAGCG comes from the Acidimicrobiales bacterium genome and includes:
- a CDS encoding DUF222 domain-containing protein, with the protein product MIDGLEAVLEELGAAEPQALSDPEAIERLHRCLARLEAVTTRAAAAFDASGAWQARGARSAAAWLSVQCGLAPASAQRRVHLGRALRHLPAAEAAWTAGEVDSSHVALLARARTPATEEAMAGDEAVLVGQAKAMRFSHFVRALAYWRYRADRDGGEGDARRVRDERRFHLSRTFGGTYVGDLVLDPIAGTVVAEALRRIEDELFTADRAEARQRRGDDAMASDLRRTPAQRRADALVEMARRAGTAPADGRRPEPCFSVLVGYETFAGPLCELADGTVVTPGSLVEWLGEAWVERVVFDGPSRVIDVGVARRLFTGATRRAVEVRDRECYHPTCDEPAGRCQVDHVEPWSAGGRTVAANGRPACGFHNRARHRGPPPGA